TTTTGTCTTCAAAACCACAAACTCTGTCACCCTGGCCTCCGAGCATTCGTATTTGCACCTGAGGCCCATCGAATGAACGAAACACAAAGACAGTTTCGATTAATTTCCTCGATAGTGGACANNNNNNNNNNNNNNNNNNNNNNNNNNNNNNNNNNNNNNNNNNNNNNNNNNNNNNNNNNNNNNNNNNNNNNNNNNNNNNNNNNNNNNNNNNNNNNNNNNNNNNNNNNNNNNNNNNNNNNNNNNNNNNNNNNNNNNNNNNNNNNNNNNNNNNNNNNNNNNNNNNNNNNNNNNNNNNNNNNNNNNNNNNNNNNNNNNNNNNNNNNNNNNNNNNNNNNNNNNNNNNNNNNNNNNNNNNNNNNNNNNNNNNNNNNNNNNNNNNNNNNNNNNNNNNNNNNNNNNNNNNNNNNNNNNNNNNNNNNNNNNCCGGTTGGACTCAAAACCACTCCTGGATATcatacattattgttgttgattagaGTTtgcacaatattaaaaaaaaaagttttgtaggTGGATCAGTTCAGAATTAAGTTGTCTGTCTATAAGTCGATAtttgaaaaataaggaaatttgaaaataataaagatcgtCAAGATAATAACGGGGAGCGATNNNNNNNNNNNNNNNNNNNNNNNNNNNNNNNNNNNNNNNAATATGAGTTACAGGGGTGACGCAATACAGCNNNNNNNNNNNNNNNNNNNNNNNNNNNNNNNNNNNNNNNNNNNGCACCGACTCAACCCTGATGTGGCATGAACATGTGAACGTattacaaataagagaaaaaaaaaatctctaaactATAATCATAGTTACTCATACGTAGGAAATAGCACGATGCttccacacacatactctctctctcacatgcagTACAGACACACAATGtcagtcacacatacacagactccCGTAAAGACTGGTATACTATCGCAAacatacatactcgtacatatacACGAGCGCATgctatactctccctctctctctttNNNNNNNNNNNNNNNNNNNNNNNNNNNNNNNNNNNNNNCTCACACGCGATCCCCCTCAATCTGACACTCACACCCTAGCTTTGATATTTTCTTGCCATTTCGACACGCGCTTCCAGATGTTCATGAAGGCTCTCGTCCACCTCAGCTTTTTGGGCTTGGTTTTTGGGAATTNNNNNNNNNNNNNNNNNNNNNNNNNNNNACAGCCAGGCAGACACCGCCTCTTTCTGAAGTCACGACCCAAACTTGCGGTTTCGAGAATCGCCTCCCCTTTCTACAACAATGAATGGTCACCCGAGTAAGATGAGCTAAGGGATTTCAAGCATCGGGTAGAAAATTGACCTCTGGCAACTCAAATATCGAAGGATATAGTCTCTGGAAAGCTGGACGTCCGGCAGTCACTCCTTCGCTGTTGCAGAGAAAGGAAACCAGGGTCTGTGTCTTTGGGTTTagtattttcattcattccattGAGTTAATGTCTTCATTTGAGTTTTGAAGTGCGTGTAAAAATGGGAGCGTGGACTTGAAATGTTCATAATTTGTACGTTTTCTCCGGATGTAAGTCTTATCAGAGTTGTTGCGTTGCGTGGCTTgctaattttgtgtttatttctttgacACTAACACGCAGTTTGCTCTTTATCAAGAACTTCATTGAACTTAGGCAAAAACGTggaggtgaaaaaaaatatagatacatatttatctatattcacaaTCTAAAAAAATATGTGCATGTCTTGAATAAGCCAAGACCCTAATAGTCACAAACACCGATAAACCTCGAAAGCCAACCAAACCGCACATAAACCATACAGTAAGGACGACTTCTCAATACTTAAAGAAGCTCATACGACCTTAAANNNNNNNNNNNNNNNNNNNNNNNNNNNNNNNNNGTGATTGTGAAAGTCGTGAAGCTCCGGTACGACAAGCTCTCGGCAACGATATCACAGGTACGACCTAATCCTGCCTAATCTCGGTGTTGACATATGCAACTACATACATTGTTTGCACTTGCATACATTCACCGAGACACGCTTATGAGCTGTTTTTTTCGTTATGTTTTGAGTTATATTATTAAGATTTACAGAATTATATTTGGAATCGTACatttacatagaaaatatttGCGTGCTGCGTGCCTCGCTAAGTACACAGCATATTTCGTTGTGGAtgtgataatgagaaaatgataaggTTGTAATATCCGGCACAGGCTCGATTTGTTTGCCTAAATAATGAATCATATTGCCcattgtcttatttttttaacggtattatTTTCCCAGACTAAAAGACAAACGAGTTTTTAGTTTCATTTATGGNNNNNNNNNNNNNNNNNNNNNNNNNNNNNTTCTTCCTGCTATTGTCTGTAAAAATGCCTTTATTTCCCACTGAATTtgcaaaattttctgtttttggaatagtatttttttttcaatatgtgaGTTTACAGTATCCTAGTTTGCAAGTCGTACGNNNNNNNNNNNNNNNNNNNNNNNNNNNNNNNNNNNNNNNNNNNNNNNNNNNNNNNNNNNNNNNNNNNNNNNNNNNNNNNNNNNNNNNNNNNNNNNNNNNNNNNNNNNNNNNNNNNNNNNNNNNNNNNNNNNNNNNNNNNNNNNNNNNNNNNNNNNNNNNNNNNNNNNNNNNNNNNNNNNNNNNNNNNNNNNNNNNNNNNNNNNNNNNNNNNNNNNNNNNNNNNNNNNNNNNNNNNNNNNNNNNNNNNNNNNNNNNNNNNNNNNNNNNNNNNNNNNNNNNNNNNNNNNNNNNNNNNNNNNNNNNNNNNNNNNNNNNNNNNNNNNNNNNNNNNNNNNNNNNNNNNNNNNNNNNNNNNNNNNNNNNNNNNNNNNNNNNNNNNNNNNNNNNNNNNNNNNNNNNNNNNNNNNNNNNNNNNNNNNNNNNNNNNNNNNNNNNNNNNNNNNNNNNNNNNNNNNNNNNNNNNNNNNNNNNNNNNNNNNNNNNNNNNNNNNNNNNNNNNNNNNNNNNNNNNNNNNNNNNNNNNNNNNNNNNNNNNNNNNNNNNNNNNNNNNNNNNNNNNNNNNNNNGTGAAAAAATTAAGCATTAGtaataaagaagggggggggtagtgagggaaaaaatggggatttCTCTAAATATGCTTCGAATTTTCATAAGAAATACTGCCGTGTAAAAACTGGTGTTGCTTATTCATAGAATACATAATTATTTACTCAATACGANNNNNNNNNNNNNNNNNNNNNNNNNNNNNNNNNNNNNNNNNNNNNNNNNNNNTCNNNNNNNNNNNNNNNNNNNNNNNNNNNNNNNNNNNNNNNNNNNNNNNNNNNNNNNNNNNNNNNNNNNNNNNNNNNNNNNNNNNNNNNACCCTTTNNNNNNNNNNNNNNNNNNNNNNNNNNNNNNNNNNNNNNNNNNNNNNNNNNNNNNNNNNNNNNNNNNNNNNNNNNNNNNNNNNNNNNNNATCTCTGCTGTGATGGGAGGGGCGTTGTTAAGGCAAGGACCATCTCGACGAGGGGCGTAGTGGCAAAGAGTTGaaaatttaaaggtttaaaaatattCCTTAAATCCTTTTGCTTCCTAGTTATTTTCACCATGTTTTTCCTCACGTCNNNNNNNNNNNNNNNNNNNNNNNNNNNNNNNNNNNNNNNNNNNNNNNNNNNNNNNNNNNNNNNNNNNNNNNNNNNNNNNNNNNNNNNNNNNNNNNNNNNNNNNNNNNNNNNNNNNNNNNNNNNNNNNNNNNNNNNNNNNNNNNNNNNNNNNNNNNNNNNNNNNNNNNNNNNNNNNNNNNNNNNNNNNNNNNNNNNNNNNNNNNNNNNNNNNNNNNNNNNNNNNNNNNNNNNNNNNNNNNNNNNNNNNNNNNNNNNNNNNNNNNNNNNNNNNNNNNNNNNNNNNNNNNNNNNNNNNNNNNNNNNNNNNNNNNNNNNNNNNNNNNNNNNNNNNNNNNNNNNNNNNNNNNNNNNNNNTGCTTATTCACCTGTTACTCATGTATTAACtgatatgtatatttgcacactTATATTTACTTCCTCATCTGTTTATTGATTTCACTATCTTGATTATCCACTGACTAGTTTACAAATTTACCAACTTATTACTcacatatctatccatttacattATTTATCTGNNNNNNNNNNNNNNNNNNNNNNNNNNNNNNNNNNNNNNNNNNNNNNNNNNNNNNNNNNNNNNNNNNNNNNNNNNNNNNNNNNNNNNNNNNNNNNTTTACCTTTACATTATTTACTTCGTATATCTTTTGACTCCTATACCCACACACTTCACAGATGACGCGCACGCAACCCCAAGCAGTGTTGAAGGTGACGGTGGCGGCCCTTGCTGTGGCCCTCTGCACCGCCTTCCCCGGTCAGTTGCAATCCTCGTCACAGGTGTCCTCCTCAGGGTACAGCACCGGAGCCCAGAGTCAGTTCGTGAACCAAGACGGCGTCACAATCGGCCAATGTTCGTATCTCGATGAACAAGGACGGGAGGTTAAGGTAGGGTTCTTGTGAAAGGGTGCCATGGAGAGTGTGGGTGCATttcgtggtgtttttttgtgtttatctattttNNNNNNNNNNNNNNNNNNNNNNNNNNNNNNNNNNNNNNNNNNNNNNNNNNNNNNNNNNNNNNNNNNNNNNNNNNNNNNNNNNNNNNNNNNNNNNNNNNNNNNNNNttcgctccctcctcccttgtGGGTTTATGAATTGATCTGTTTATAGTTTTAAGGNNNNNNNNNNNNNNNNNNNNNNNNNNNNNNNNNNNNNNNNNNNNNNNNNNNNNNNNNNNNNNNNNTGTGAGTCAAAGGGATAGATTACATTGTCTATTGGAGTGGTGATGTTAGGAAAGACTCAGCAAGAAGCCTCTCTCACCTTCACAGATCGACTACACTGAATACCCTGATGGAAGACTGGAAGCCAAGGCGAGGGAATCCTTCGTGACAGACCCTAAGGCCGCCCTCCGCACCTGCCAGAATCAAGTCAAGGCTGGACAGAATCAGCTTGAGGAACAACTGAGGCAGGTAATGTCCCAGTGGGAAACTTCCATGCACATTcgtactcacacgcacgcacttatGCATGTACAGTTTCTTAGGCATGATGCATCATACACTTAATTTTTACGgttgattttgttgctgttggtcGAAAGACTCGACTCTGCATTTTCCGGTCTTGATCTCCCCCTTGTACGGCCTCCTGCGGTTCCCATCAGGACCTGTTCGGCGGGTTCGGTGTCGTGCAGCCCCAGGGACCAGCGTCCGGGGCTGACGGCGGCTTCGCGTTTGTCTCCGACGACGCCAGCTTCCCGGGCCACGGCATCATCCAGGGCTCCTCGTCGTGGGGCGGCTCCTTCCCCAACCAAGGGCCCGGGTCCTTCCAGGGCTCCTCGTACTTCGGCAGCAACTTCCCCTCGCAAGGGCCCGGGGTATTCCAGGTGTCCTCGGGAGACTTCGGGGCCCAGATCCTGGTGGTGAGCCAGGACGGCGTCACGACCGGCCTCTGCTCCTACGTGGACCAGCAGGGTCGCTCCGTCAAGGTAAAAGATCCCCGTGATGAGTATTTCTTCGACGttgataaggagaaagggagaaaatgaagttACATTTCAGCGAATGAACGCAAGGAAGTTATGAGTAGACTGATGCCAAGCCCTTCCCCTGCAGATCAACTACTCCGAGTACCCTAATGGCACAGTGGAGGCCAACTCGAACCAGGACTTCGTGACTGACCCTGTTGCAGCTCTCGGGCCTTGCAAGGAAGCTGTTCGACGCCAGCAAGAGAGCCACCGACAGCTGGTTTTGCAGGTAATGACGTGTTGCAGTGGACGCTGACTCATGcgaatacatatttacacatgccTTCACGTCTTAAGATTTTACACGTTTGAAAAAGCACCCGCCATTCGCACGCGCCTGAAGAACACCAATCACGCAACCCCAAAAGCACAGgaacacacacgtaacacacatgcacgtacttTACCAACCACGCACAGGCTCTTCACGTACTTAGCTTAAAAAGAACCCACGTGATTAATAGGCATTTACCTGCTTTTGCATCTTGTGTGGGAAGGCTCAAGTGTATATTACAACCATCCGTCCATCCTTGAGTGTTAGTAGTGAAAGTCACAAGGCTAGCTTTGGGTTGCCGTAAATGAGCGGAAAACGGGTTTCCTACCAAGTCTAAAGTTATTTTTAGATTAGAAAGTTGTAGGGAAATTGCTAGTAAGGGGAAGAAGANNNNNNNNNNNNNNNNNNNNNNNNNNNNNNNNNNNNNNNNNNNNNNNNNNNNNNNNNNNNNNNNNNNNNNNNNNNNNNNNNNNNNNNNNNNNNNNNNNNNNNNNNNNNNNNNNNNNNNNNNNNNNNNNNNNNNNNNNNNNNNNNNNNNNNNNNNNNNNNNNNNNNNNNNNNNNNNNNNNNNNNNNNNNNNNNNNNNNNNNNNNNNNNNNNNNNNNNNNNNNNNNNNNNNNNNNNNNNNNNNNNNNNNNNNNNNNNNNNNNNNNNNNNNNNNNNNNNNNNNNNNNNNNNNNNNNNNNNNNNNNNNNNNNNNNNNNNNNNNNNNNNNNNNNNNNNNNNNNNNNNNNNNNNNNNNNNNNNNNNNNNNNNNNNNNNNNNNNNNNNNNNNNNNNNNNNNNNNNNNNNNNNNNNNNNNGTATTTATTCCCTCTGCTGAAGCTTGGGAATCAAGCGAATATTTAAACCATACTCTGCTTCACCATGTCTCGAACCTTGTCCATGagatcattatttctctctccagCTTGAGAAAGAACAGCAAGACCTCCAGCAGAATCTGCAGAGACAACAGCAGAACCTCCAGGAGCAGCTACACCGTCAGCAGCAGCACCTCCAGAACCAGCTGCGCCGTCAGCAAGCGACTTTCCGAAGTCAGCAGCAGAATCTCCAAGAGCAACTTCGCCGTCAGCATCAAAATATCTTCGGTTCTggtcatttcccattttcttttcccagttttccctttttctatgatGACGCCGACTACTAAATATGTTTAAGAGACTGTATGTtgtgtctctgtgtttttctttgtgttttttcagtcttttttaagTGATTAGTTCACGCACCTTGGCTGTCCATGGCCTTCAGTGATTCCCTTTCAGCTTCATAGTCAACAGAATTCGTTAAATGTTAAACGAAGTATCTAAGCGAAGTTTTTGTAATGAGGAAGCCTAGTAACTTCTGCgggaatatatattacacatgtgatCGTGAAGTTCTTTTCGTTTTATGTATTGACTGGCTTGTCGTGTTATTTCTGTTCCCACGTTAAAACGAATACCCATTTCCATGCGTTGCAATTATGTTATTGGATGTATATGTGACCACAGTTGATGAATAAAGTCTTCATCATCAAATagtttttgtgcgtgtgctttgtATGTAGTTggatcaattattttcatttagctAAATAATCAATATATCCTAGATCACGATACAATTACACCTAGAATTAAGAACAGTTTAGTCCCCCTAATAAACTTGTCGCCTTCATTTTCTTTGACTTAGGGATAGtgtagataataattaaaacttatacataaaaaaataattgataagaaTTCAGCAACTTTTAGCAAACTGATGTGTAAAAGGTAACTTGAGCATAGCGTATCAATTGACAAATAAGATTAACAGTAAGTGCACAAATCCATGgtgtaaaaatacaattaaatagatcatagatacaaaaatacattAGTCTATAAGCAAACGAATaaatgaatactttttttttaaattgaatgatgaaagaaataaataactacatttataaaaaaaacatactctgGCACCTCTGTATGACCTTGATTTACTTTCTCTGGTCCGNNNNNNNNNNNNNNNNNNNNNNNNNNNNNNNNNNNNNNNNNNNNNNNNNNNNNNNNNNNNNNNNNNNNNNNNNNNNNNNNNNNNNCGCTGAAACGCATACAGACCATGAGAAagtgaaattaaatataaatctaaataaacGCGCTTTGGCACCTCACCACAGCNNNNNNNNNNNNNNNNNNNNNNNNNNNNNNNNNNNNNNGACTATGTCTAGTTATCAATACAATTTATCAATAaggaggtaaataaataaatctatacatatacaaaaatccaCCCATATGCGACTTAATCTAACAAAAAAATGAGTGAACTAACGCGTATACGACTCTCTGGCATCTGTCCAAAAGGCACGTATGACCTTGATTATCACCAGGGAAGTTTTGTGAAAGGCAGTTCACACACaattgtctgttttgtgtgtgtgcgtgagtgtttgaAAGGAGCTGGTGGGAATACGCGAAAGAGTGAGTTTTTGTTAATTGCTTGTGTTGGTATTATCTGTAGGTTTTAAGAGTATTTGatttacgtgtgtttgtatagGCCTACGGGGAAGAGAATACTTGGGAGAAATACAATTTCTACgtcacttatttattattattattttttaaaatttaaacacttCTTTAAAATTAATGGAGGCTGTAGTTTACAAGTGTACGAATATGAACCAAGAAGGTTACATAGACATACAaggattaatacatatataacctatatcTGTATTAAATCATAAATGCTCACACAAGGACAACATTGGAAGTGTTGTTAAGAGGAACAGTCTGTCAAGGAATAAAACGCCTGGCCTTTGACCTGAATGATAATGAACTTTCAATTAAAGACAACATGAACCCTCAGTTATTATTCTATGGAAATAAATGATCATTGTTGTTCAGAAAAAGTTTGTTCATTGTTTACGATAGGCCACGTGATGTACAAGTGATTAATAGTGAAAAGCTTGTCGTTAGCATTTATTTTTGTGAGGTCACNNNNNNNNNNNNNNNNNNNNNNNNNNNNNNNNNNNNNNNNNNNNNNNNNNNNNNNNNNNNCGACGAAAACTAccataataaaacagtaattgaAACAAGCAGCATTACTANNNNNNNNNNNNNNNNNNNNNNNNNNNNNNNNNNNNNNNNNNNNNNNNNNNNNNNNNNAAAAATACTTAAATACATGTTACAGTTTATATACATAACCATCAATAAAAGCAAAGGTTCTTATGAACTACTTACAGAGCGCCAGGTAATTATTGTTCACGNNNNNNNNNNNNNNNNNNNNNNNNNNNNNNNNNNNNNNNNNNNNNNNNNNNNNNNNNNNNNNNNNNNNNNNNNNNNNNNNNNNNNNNNNNNNNNNNNNNNNNNNNNNNNNNNNNNNNNNNNNNNNNNNNNNNNCATACATATCGTTTGAATGCCTTAAAAAAAGACAGTGCGTTCATGCATTCACTTCTTTTCTAAGTGTTATATTTAATTAGATCCCAGTTTCCGTCTTTATTTCATCCTCAAGAACATTTTCGTCCAATGATAAATATCACTATATAAGTAAGATAGCGTGGGATTTATCTTCGTTATGTATCACGTGATAAAGATAAGCATTGTTATGGCAACAACTGGGcgagaatatatacatgtgtcgaGAGATATTCCGGGTTAACCNNNNNNNNNNNNNNNNNNNNNNNNNNNNNNNNNNNNNNNNNNNNNNNNNNNNNNNNNNNNNNNNNNNNNNNNNNNNNNNNNNNNNNNNNNNNNNNNNNNNNNNNACCNNNNNNNNNNNNNNNNNNNNNNNNNNNNNNNNNNNNNNNNNNNNNNNNNNNNNNNNNNNNNNNNNNNNNNNNNNNNNNNNNNNNNNNNNNNNNNNNNNNNNNNNNNNNNNNNNNNNNNNNNNNNNNNNNNNNNNNNNNNNNNNNNNNNNNNNNNNNNNNNNNNNNNNNNNNNNNNNNNNNNNAACTACTCTAATGTATTTCATAAAGTTCAAAGGAAAACCAAGGTCAAGCAGGGCAAAGAAGGTTTAAATAACACAGCCTAGGATGACCTCACTCGCTGacctattaattatcattatcctagaCCTCACTCACTAAAGGGTATCCTTTTTTCCGTCCTTTTTACAAACGTACAAATTGTactgtctttcccttcctcctccagagTATACAAATCGAATGCATAGTGAAGGATGTCCTGTCTATGTCTATGGGACTTTCAACATGGGAATGAAAACAATCATAAACAGGAATGTGTTGAAGAGACTTtgtatttgaaataaaaattctcATTTGCGCCGCGTCTTCTAATCTTGATTTCGGCAGAGTGACACGAAGGCAAANNNNNNNNNNNNNNNNNNNNNNNNNNNNNNNNNNNNNNNNNNNNNNNNNNNNNNNNNNNNNNNNNNNNNNNNNNNNNNNNNNNNNNNNNNNNNNNNNNNNNNNNNAATATTTATACCAGCTTTGATGTAATGAATGATCTCTTCCACAAGAACAAAGTCGCTTTTACAGACCACCATTGACCCTCATGTTAATTATCACCAAAAGAACAAAATGACCAGCTCTCTTTACAACCCAAAGACCGGGGATCCGACGCCATTAAGTCATCAGTCCTAAAAGCAAACGTAACTCACTGAATCAGGAAAACAAAAGGACGCACTCAAAAATCACCTACTGGAAGTCATTTCGTTATAATGCGGTGGCCGAAATGATTTATGGAAAGNNNNNNNNNNNNNNNNNNNNNNNNNNNNNNNNNNNNNNNNNNNNNNNNNNNNNNNNNNNNNNNNNNNNNNNNNNNNNNNNNNNNNNNNNNNNNNNNNNNNNNNNNNNNNNNNNNNNNNNNNNNNNNNNNNNNNNNNNNNNNNNNNNNNNNNNNNNNNNNNNNNNNNNNNNNNNNNNNNNNNNNNNNNNNNNNNNNNNNNNNNNNNNNNNNNNNNNNNNNNNNNNNNNNNNNNNNNNNNNNNNNNNNNNNNNNNNNNNNNNNNNNNNNNNNNNNNNNNNNNNNNNNNNNNNNNNNNNNNNNNNNNNNNNNNNNNNNNNNNNNNNNNNNNNNNNNNNNNNNNNNNNNNNNNNNNNNNNNNNNNNNNNNNNNNNNNNNNNNNNNNNNNNNNNNNNNNNNNNNNNNNNNNNNNNNNNNNNNNNNNNNNNNNNNNNNNNNNNNNNNNNNNNNNNNNNNNNNNNNNNNNNNNNNNNNNNNNNNNNNNNNNNNNNNNNNNNNNNNNNNNNNNNNNNNNNNNNNNNNNNNNNNNNNNNNNNNNNNNNNNNNNNNNNNNNNNNNNNNNNNNNNNNNNNNNNNNNNNNNNNNNNNNNNNNNNNNNNNNNNNNNNNNNNNNNNNNNNNNNNNNNNNNNNNNNNNNNNNNNNNNNNNNNNNNNNNNNNNNNNNNNNNNNNNNNNNNNNNNNNNNNNNNNNNNNNNNNNNNNNNNNNNNNNNNNNNNNNNNNNNNNNNNNNNNNNNNNNNNNNNNNNNNNNNNNNNNNNNNNNNNNNNNNNNNNNNNNNNNNNNNNNNNNNNNNNNNNNNNNNNNNNNNNNNNNNNNNNNNNNNNNNNNNNNNNNNNNNNNNNNNNNNNNNNNNNNNNNNNNNNNNNNNNNNNNNNNNNNNNNNNNNNNNNNNNNNNNNNNNNNNNNNNNNNNNNNNNNNNNNNNNNNNNNNNNNNNNNNNNNNNNNNNNNNNNNNNNNNNNNNNNNNNNNNNNNNNNNNNNaatataaatatatttatgcggaatatatccacacacaaaaacgcacactgaatggaaaaaaatctaccgtatagaaaaaaacaatgcacaaACGAGATTNNNNNNNNNNNNNNNNNNNNNNNNNNNNNNNNNNNNNNNNNNNNNNNNNNNNNNNNNNNNNNNNNNNNNNNNNNNNNNNNNNNNNNNNNNNNNNNNNNNNNNNNNNNNNNNNNNNNNNNNNNNNNNNNNNNNNNNNNNNNNNNNNNNNNNNNNNNNNNNNNNNNNNNNNNNNNNNNNNNNNNNNNNNNNNNNNNNNNNNNNNNNNNNNNNNNNNNNNNNNNNNNNNNNNNNNNNNNNNNNNNNNNNNNNNNNNNNNNNNNNNNNNNNNNNNNNNNNNNNNNNNNNNNNNNNNNNNNNNNNNNNNNNNNNNNNNNNNNNNNNNNNNNNNNNNNNNNNNNNNNNNNNNNNNNNNNNNNNNNNNNNNNNNNNNNNNNNNNNNNNNNNNNNNNNNNNNNNNNNNNNNNNNNNNNNNNNNNNNNNNNNNNNNNNNNNNNNNNNNNNNNNNNNNNNNNNNNNNNNNNNNNNNNNNNNNNNNNNNNNNNNNNNNNNNNNNNNNNNNNNNNNNNNNNNNNNNNNNNNCACTTATCACCAACACCCGGCCGCAAGAGCGATGACGCAATCCACAGAGGAAAGGGGAATCTGAGCTCTATCTGATAATGCAATAGGGGTCACAATCCCGTCACTGAAGAACCAAAGTCAGTGTTGGAGTGTCGTTCACCTTCAGAATGTTGAAAATTGCGTGAATCTAGAGGGGNNNNNNNNNNNNNNNNNNNNNNNNNNNNNNNNNNNNNNNNNNNNNNNNNNNNNNNNNNNNNNNNNNNNNNNNNNNNNNNNNNNNNNNNNNNNNNNNNNNNNNNNNNNNNNNNNNNNNNNNNNNNNNNNNNNNNNNNNNNNNNNNNNNNNNNNNNNNNNNNNNNNNNNNNNNNNNNNNNNNNNNNNNNNNNNNNNNNNNNNNNNNNNNNNNNNNNNNNNNNNNNNNNNNNNNNNNNNNNNNNNNNNNNNNNNNNNNNNNNNNNNNNNNNNNNNNNNNNNNNNNNNNNNNNNNNNNNNNNNNNNNNNNNNNNNNNNNNNNNNNNNNNNNNNNNNNNNNNNNNNNNNNNNNNNNNNNNNNNNNNNNNNNNNNNNNNNNNNNNNNNNNNNNNNNNNNNNNNNNNNNNNNNNNNNNNNNNNNNNNNNNNNNNNNNNNNNNNNNNNNNNNNNNNNNNNNNNNNNNNNNNNNNNNNNNNNNNNNNNNNNNNNNNNNNNNNNNNNNNNNNNNNNNNNNNNNNNNNNNNNNNNNNNNNNNNNNNNNNNNNNNNNNNNNNNNNNNNNNNNNNNNNNNNNNNNNNNNNNNNNNNNNNNNNNNNNNNNNNNNNNNNNNNNNNNNNNNNNNNNNNNNNNNNNNNNNNNNNNNNNNNNNNNNNNNNNNNNNNNNNNNNNNNNNNNNNNNNNNNNNNNNNNNNNNNNNNNNNNNNNNNNNNNNNNNNNNNNNNNNNNNNNNNNNNNNNNNNNNNNNNNNNNNNNNNNNNNNNNNNNNNNNNNNNNNNNNNNNNNNNNNNNNNNNNNNNNNNNNNNNNNNNNNNNNNNNNNNNNNNNNNNNNNNNNNNNNNNNNNNNNNNNNNNNNNNNNNNNNNNNNNNNNNNNNNNNNNNNNNNNNNNNNNNNNNNNNNNNNNNNNNNNNNNNNNNNNNNNNNNNNNNNNNNNNNNNNNNNNNNNNNNNNNNNNNNNNNNNNNNNNNNNNNNNNNNNNNNNNNNNNATCTGCAACTAATCTCGGCCTTTCACTTGACCACAAACATCTTCCTTATGCAACACATTTTGCAACCACATAGCTTGCAGGATTCTCCGGGAAAATGCTCATCGTAGAGAACGATATTGTTTGTTTTACGTTATTTaagtaagatttttattttttttataagtaagtTTAATC
The sequence above is a segment of the Penaeus monodon isolate SGIC_2016 chromosome 25, NSTDA_Pmon_1, whole genome shotgun sequence genome. Coding sequences within it:
- the LOC119589188 gene encoding uncharacterized protein LOC119589188, with product MTRTQPQAVLKVTVAALAVALCTAFPGQLQSSSQVSSSGYSTGAQSQFVNQDGVTIGQCSYLDEQGREVKIDYTEYPDGRLEAKARESFVTDPKAALRTCQNQVKAGQNQLEEQLRQDLFGGFGVVQPQGPASGADGGFAFVSDDASFPGHGIIQGSSSWGGSFPNQGPGSFQGSSYFGSNFPSQGPGVFQVSSGDFGAQILVVSQDGVTTGLCSYVDQQGRSVKINYSEYPNGTVEANSNQDFVTDPVAALGPCKEAVRRQQESHRQLVLQLEKEQQDLQQNLQRQQQNLQEQLHRQQQHLQNQLRRQQATFRSQQQNLQEQLRRQHQNIFGSGHFPFSFPSFPFFYDDADY